The following proteins are encoded in a genomic region of Nocardioides renjunii:
- a CDS encoding gluconeogenesis factor YvcK family protein, which translates to MARDTAQAAVALGGGHGLFATLSALRRLKDDLTIDDLTAVVTVADNGGSSGRLRGEFGVLPPGDLRMALAALCGDDEWGRTWADVIQHRFAGQGEMNGHVIGNLLIVGLWELMGDHVRALDWVGRLLGAHGRVLPMATTPMDITARVRGADPAEPAAVSVVRGQVEVATTAGQIESVALVPEDPQACAEAVEAILAAEWVVLGPGSWFSSVIPHLMVPGLRRALAETEARLVVVLNLEAQAGETTGFGPADHLAALFEHAPDLTVHAVVVDASSLVGDREQLETVVTDRGARLVVDDIAVPGEPRHDPDRLAAAFRRIVDEG; encoded by the coding sequence GTGGCCCGCGACACCGCGCAGGCCGCGGTGGCCCTCGGCGGCGGTCACGGCCTCTTCGCCACCCTGTCGGCGCTGCGGCGCCTCAAGGACGACCTCACCATCGACGACCTGACCGCGGTGGTGACCGTCGCCGACAACGGCGGCTCGTCGGGCCGGCTGCGCGGCGAGTTCGGGGTCCTGCCCCCGGGCGACCTGCGGATGGCGCTGGCCGCGCTGTGCGGCGACGACGAGTGGGGCCGCACCTGGGCCGACGTCATCCAGCACCGGTTCGCCGGTCAGGGCGAGATGAACGGCCACGTCATCGGCAACCTGCTCATCGTCGGCCTGTGGGAGCTGATGGGCGACCACGTCCGCGCGCTCGACTGGGTGGGCCGGCTGCTCGGCGCCCACGGGCGGGTGCTGCCGATGGCCACCACGCCGATGGACATCACGGCCCGCGTCCGCGGCGCGGACCCCGCCGAGCCGGCGGCCGTCAGCGTCGTACGCGGCCAGGTCGAGGTCGCGACCACGGCCGGGCAGATCGAGTCGGTCGCCCTGGTCCCCGAGGACCCGCAGGCGTGCGCCGAGGCGGTGGAGGCGATCCTGGCCGCCGAGTGGGTCGTGCTGGGCCCCGGGTCCTGGTTCAGCTCGGTGATCCCGCACCTCATGGTGCCGGGCCTGCGCCGCGCCCTGGCGGAGACCGAGGCACGCCTCGTGGTGGTGCTCAACCTCGAGGCCCAGGCGGGGGAGACCACCGGCTTCGGCCCGGCCGACCACCTCGCCGCGCTGTTCGAGCACGCACCCGACCTGACCGTGCACGCCGTCGTCGTCGACGCGTCCTCACTGGTCGGCGACCGCGAGCAGCTCGAGACGGTCGTCACCGACCGGGGAGCCCGGCTGGTGGTGGACGACATCGCCGTGCCGGGGGAGCCGCGTCACGATCCCGACCGCCTCGCGGCCGCCTTCCGCCGGATCGTCGACGAGGGCTGA
- the whiA gene encoding DNA-binding protein WhiA translates to MAMTAQVKAELASTQITKTCCRKAEVASMLRFAGGLHIVSGRIVVEAELDTGAAARRLRTDISEVYGHPSDVVMVQGNGIRKGSRYIVRVTKDGEALARQTGLLDQRGRPVRGLPPAVVSGGGCDAVAAWRGAFLAHGSLTEPGRSSSLEITCPGPEAALAIVGVARRLGISAKAREVRGVDRVVIRDGDAIGALLTRLGAHESLMAWEERRMRREVRATANRLANFDDANLRRSARAAVAAGARVDRALEILGEEIPDHLRQAGHLRLEHKQASLEELGQLHDPVLTKDAIAGRIRRLLAMADKRAEELGIPDTEASLTPEMLAEDA, encoded by the coding sequence ATGGCAATGACGGCACAGGTGAAGGCAGAGCTCGCCTCCACCCAGATCACCAAGACCTGCTGCCGCAAGGCCGAGGTCGCCTCGATGCTCCGCTTCGCCGGCGGACTGCACATCGTGAGCGGCCGCATCGTCGTGGAGGCCGAGCTCGACACCGGCGCCGCCGCTCGCCGGCTGCGCACCGACATCTCCGAGGTCTACGGCCACCCCTCCGACGTGGTCATGGTGCAGGGCAACGGCATCCGCAAGGGCAGCCGCTACATCGTCCGGGTCACCAAGGACGGTGAGGCGCTCGCGCGGCAGACCGGCCTGCTCGACCAGCGCGGCCGCCCTGTGCGTGGCCTGCCGCCGGCCGTCGTCAGCGGCGGCGGCTGCGACGCCGTGGCCGCCTGGCGGGGCGCCTTCCTCGCCCACGGCTCGCTCACCGAGCCGGGCCGCTCGTCCTCCCTCGAGATCACCTGCCCCGGCCCCGAGGCCGCCCTCGCGATCGTGGGCGTCGCCCGTCGCCTCGGCATCTCCGCCAAGGCGCGCGAGGTACGCGGGGTCGACCGCGTCGTGATCCGCGACGGCGACGCCATCGGCGCGCTGCTCACCCGCCTCGGCGCCCACGAGTCGCTGATGGCCTGGGAGGAGCGGCGGATGCGCCGCGAGGTCCGCGCGACGGCCAACCGCCTGGCCAACTTCGACGACGCCAACCTGCGCCGGTCCGCCCGGGCCGCGGTCGCGGCGGGCGCCCGCGTCGACCGTGCGCTGGAGATCCTCGGCGAGGAGATCCCCGACCACCTCCGCCAGGCCGGGCACCTGCGGCTCGAGCACAAGCAGGCCTCCCTCGAGGAGCTCGGCCAGCTCCACGACCCGGTGCTCACCAAGGACGCGATCGCCGGGCGGATCCGCCGCCTGCTCGCGATGGCCGACAAGCGCGCCGAGGAGCTCGGCATCCCCGACACCGAGGCGTCCCTGACGCCGGAGATGCTCGCCGAGGACGCCTGA
- a CDS encoding phosphoglycerate kinase, whose translation MSDTAGIESLGDLRGKRVMVRSDLNVPLDGTTITDDGRIRASVPTITQLSDAGARVVVTAHLGRPDGSPDPRYSLEPVAARLSELLERPVAFATDTVGASASETVAGLEDGGIAVLENVRFNDGETSKDDSVRGAFADQLAQLADAFVSDGFGVVHRRQASVYEVALRLPSAMGGLVAAEVEVLRRLTEHPERPYVVVLGGSKVSDKLGVIDNLIDKADKLLIGGGMVFTFLKAQGHEVGKSLLEEDQLDTCTRYLSEAVDRGVEIVLPTDVVVDTAFPSGDREPQPSVVPASEIPADALGLDIGPESAAAFAAALSDAQTVFWNGPMGVFEVAAFAEGTRAVAQALTEVTSSGGLSVVGGGDSAAAVRQLGFDEAAFGHISTGGGASLEFLEGKELPGIAVLERA comes from the coding sequence ATGTCCGACACCGCAGGCATCGAGTCGCTGGGTGACCTGAGGGGCAAGCGGGTGATGGTCCGCTCGGACCTCAACGTGCCCCTCGACGGCACCACCATCACCGACGACGGCCGGATCCGCGCGAGCGTGCCGACCATCACGCAGCTGTCCGACGCGGGCGCCCGGGTGGTCGTGACCGCCCACCTGGGCCGCCCGGACGGCTCGCCCGACCCGAGGTACTCCCTCGAGCCGGTCGCCGCGCGGCTCTCCGAGCTGCTCGAGCGGCCGGTCGCGTTCGCCACCGACACGGTCGGGGCCAGCGCGAGCGAGACCGTGGCCGGCCTGGAGGACGGCGGGATCGCCGTGCTCGAGAACGTCCGGTTCAACGACGGCGAGACCAGCAAGGACGACTCCGTGCGCGGGGCGTTCGCCGACCAGCTCGCGCAGCTGGCCGACGCCTTCGTCTCGGACGGCTTCGGCGTCGTCCACCGCCGGCAGGCCAGCGTCTACGAGGTCGCGCTGCGACTGCCGTCGGCGATGGGCGGCCTGGTCGCGGCCGAGGTCGAGGTGCTGCGCCGGCTCACCGAGCACCCGGAGCGCCCCTACGTCGTCGTCCTCGGCGGCTCGAAGGTCTCCGACAAGCTCGGCGTGATCGACAACCTGATCGACAAGGCCGACAAGCTGCTCATCGGCGGCGGCATGGTGTTCACCTTCCTCAAGGCCCAGGGGCACGAGGTCGGCAAGAGCCTGCTCGAGGAGGACCAGCTCGACACGTGCACCCGCTACCTCAGCGAGGCGGTGGACCGCGGGGTGGAGATCGTCCTGCCGACCGACGTCGTGGTCGACACCGCGTTCCCGTCGGGCGACCGCGAGCCCCAGCCCAGCGTCGTACCCGCCTCGGAGATCCCCGCCGACGCGCTGGGGCTCGACATCGGGCCCGAGTCCGCGGCCGCCTTCGCGGCGGCGCTGTCCGACGCGCAGACGGTCTTCTGGAACGGCCCCATGGGCGTGTTCGAGGTGGCCGCCTTCGCCGAGGGCACCCGCGCGGTGGCGCAGGCGCTCACCGAGGTCACCTCGTCGGGAGGCCTGTCCGTCGTGGGCGGCGGCGACTCGGCCGCGGCCGTGCGCCAGCTGGGCTTCGACGAGGCCGCGTTCGGTCACATCTCCACCGGCGGTGGCGCGTCGCTGGAGTTCCTGGAGGGCAAGGAGCTCCCCGGGATCGCAGTACTCGAGAGGGCGTGA
- the gap gene encoding type I glyceraldehyde-3-phosphate dehydrogenase yields the protein MTVRVGINGFGRIGRNFFRAVRASGADIEIVGVNDLTDNASLAHLLKYDSILGRLDADVSSDDTSIMVGDQKIAVSAERDPANLSWGDLGVDVVVESTGFFTDATKAKAHVDAGAKKVIISAPASNEDITIVMGVNHELYDPAQHTVISNASCTTNCLAPMAKALHDGLGINKGLMTTIHAYTADQNLQDNIHKDPRRARAAALNMVPTSTGAAKAIGLVLPELKGKLDGYAMRVPVPTGSATDLTFEASRETSVDEVNDIVKAAADGRFLKYSTDPIVSTDIVTDPASCIFDAPLTKVIGNQVKVLGWYDNEWGYSNRLADLITHVGTSL from the coding sequence ATGACCGTCCGCGTAGGCATCAACGGCTTCGGCCGCATCGGCCGCAACTTCTTCCGCGCCGTCCGCGCCTCCGGCGCCGACATCGAGATCGTCGGCGTCAACGACCTGACCGACAACGCGTCCCTGGCGCACCTGCTCAAGTACGACTCCATCCTCGGCCGCCTCGACGCCGACGTGTCGAGCGACGACACCTCGATCATGGTCGGCGACCAGAAGATCGCCGTGTCGGCCGAGCGCGACCCGGCCAACCTCTCGTGGGGCGACCTCGGTGTCGACGTCGTCGTCGAGTCCACCGGCTTCTTCACCGACGCCACCAAGGCCAAGGCCCACGTCGACGCCGGCGCCAAGAAGGTCATCATCTCGGCGCCCGCCTCCAACGAGGACATCACCATCGTGATGGGCGTCAACCACGAGCTCTACGACCCGGCCCAGCACACCGTCATCTCCAACGCGTCGTGCACGACCAACTGCCTCGCGCCCATGGCGAAGGCGCTCCACGACGGCCTCGGCATCAACAAGGGCCTGATGACGACCATCCACGCCTACACCGCCGACCAGAACCTCCAGGACAACATCCACAAGGACCCGCGCCGCGCCCGCGCCGCCGCGCTCAACATGGTGCCGACCTCGACGGGTGCCGCCAAGGCCATCGGCCTGGTGCTCCCCGAGCTCAAGGGCAAGCTCGACGGCTACGCGATGCGCGTCCCGGTGCCCACCGGCTCGGCCACCGACCTCACGTTCGAGGCCAGCCGCGAGACGTCGGTCGACGAGGTCAACGACATCGTCAAGGCGGCCGCCGACGGCCGGTTCCTCAAGTACTCCACCGACCCGATCGTCTCCACCGACATCGTCACCGACCCGGCGTCCTGCATCTTCGACGCCCCGCTGACCAAGGTCATCGGCAACCAGGTCAAGGTGCTCGGCTGGTACGACAACGAGTGGGGCTACTCCAACCGCCTCGCCGACCTGATCACGCACGTCGGCACGTCGCTCTGA